Proteins encoded in a region of the Myxococcales bacterium genome:
- a CDS encoding SBBP repeat-containing protein, giving the protein MGVGVVMCGALGALAFAGPGHVARAPSAAAQVASSMLPAAAARPAAARGVSAPGESFGGLPVAFEENVGQAGDEVRFVARGGASSVLLARNEAVFLLGGRGERRGLREPAPATASALHMRLAHALPTADVVGEELLAGRANYLIGNDPSAWKRGVSRFGQVRMRGVYEGIDVVYHGGEHGALEYDFVVKKGADPRRIELAFDDARGVTRGEGGELQVAVGAETVIMKPPVSYQIAHGERKPVEVAYRVHGKSATLQVGAYDPDLELVVDPIINFSTYLGGAGQERVTCLARDPAGNLYLSGETSSVNFPTKGSPPGGGAALGDVDAFVTKLNPTGSAVLYSTYIGGTSTEYLTDNFAGFITGPRNCAVDAQGRLHVSTTTFSADFPTTVGAFDRTLGALDVTLSRLNPAGDAFEFSTYLGGSNSDYWASIAIDSTGHTWVTGHTHSSDFPTANPVQATKPNPDPDDQDGFVVRVRPDGSGVTFASYFGGSQFDYPFDVAVNAVNDAYIVGVTGSPNFPVTPGAFQTGYSGGSGLGLGDAFLVRFKLAGGGGATLDYSTFIGGSADEVGQALALGADGSVYLGGVTNSNDFPGQVGRPGSATTAMDGFVLKLDPTAKTRVYSRLFGQEQLDGVYDIAVNAAGNAFVAGTGTLGATTVNGCGRPGDRGILGMLKVDGSGWEYLTPFGQVNTQIVIDSADTVFVAGWGQANAIPVVGAVAQPTFGGGTTDGYLLKMAKLPNATSTGCAGCTGDFGAGGARDCPTATPKCLSTGECVTLGQCQADPECGGVTSGRVCDARVCRDGCRGQGGNGCPSGSTCTSTTAAIGQCVAVPVDAGPDAPPPVDAAPGPTPVPAPTPTTPPAPVPAPVPADPNDQGSLEGGGLSCAVGAAGNAAPGVAAFGLLALLGLVARRRASRDDAAG; this is encoded by the coding sequence ATGGGGGTTGGGGTCGTGATGTGCGGAGCGCTGGGCGCGCTCGCGTTCGCGGGCCCTGGCCACGTCGCGCGGGCGCCGAGCGCCGCAGCGCAGGTCGCGTCGTCCATGCTGCCCGCGGCGGCCGCGAGGCCCGCCGCTGCGCGAGGCGTCTCGGCGCCTGGCGAGTCGTTCGGTGGGCTCCCCGTGGCCTTCGAGGAGAACGTCGGTCAGGCGGGCGACGAAGTGCGCTTCGTCGCCCGCGGCGGCGCCTCGTCGGTGCTCCTCGCCCGGAACGAGGCCGTGTTCCTGCTGGGCGGGCGGGGTGAGCGGCGCGGACTTCGCGAGCCCGCCCCTGCCACGGCGAGCGCCCTCCACATGCGCCTCGCGCACGCGCTCCCGACGGCGGACGTCGTCGGTGAGGAGCTCCTCGCGGGGAGGGCCAATTACCTGATTGGCAATGATCCGTCGGCCTGGAAGCGCGGCGTCTCGCGCTTCGGACAGGTGCGGATGCGTGGGGTCTACGAGGGAATCGACGTCGTCTATCACGGCGGCGAGCATGGGGCGCTCGAGTACGATTTCGTGGTCAAGAAGGGCGCCGATCCGCGGCGCATCGAGCTCGCGTTCGACGACGCGCGGGGCGTGACCCGCGGCGAGGGCGGCGAGCTGCAGGTGGCGGTCGGGGCCGAGACCGTGATCATGAAGCCGCCCGTGAGCTACCAGATCGCGCACGGCGAGCGGAAGCCGGTGGAGGTCGCTTACCGCGTCCACGGCAAGAGCGCGACGCTGCAGGTCGGCGCGTACGATCCGGACCTCGAGCTCGTGGTCGACCCGATCATCAACTTCTCGACGTACCTCGGCGGCGCGGGCCAAGAGCGTGTCACGTGCCTGGCGCGCGATCCGGCGGGTAACCTGTACCTCTCCGGGGAGACGAGCTCCGTGAATTTCCCCACGAAGGGGAGCCCGCCAGGCGGGGGGGCGGCGCTCGGCGACGTCGACGCGTTCGTCACGAAGCTGAACCCGACCGGCTCGGCGGTGCTGTACTCAACCTACATAGGCGGTACGAGCACCGAGTACCTCACTGACAACTTCGCCGGATTCATCACCGGGCCTCGCAACTGCGCCGTCGACGCGCAGGGGCGCCTCCACGTGTCGACCACCACGTTCTCGGCCGACTTCCCGACGACCGTTGGCGCGTTCGACCGCACGCTGGGCGCCCTCGACGTCACCCTGAGCCGCCTCAACCCCGCCGGCGACGCCTTCGAGTTCTCGACGTATCTCGGCGGCTCGAACTCGGACTATTGGGCATCGATCGCGATCGACTCCACCGGCCACACCTGGGTGACAGGACACACGCACTCCAGCGATTTCCCCACCGCCAACCCTGTTCAGGCGACGAAACCGAACCCCGATCCCGACGATCAGGACGGCTTCGTGGTTCGCGTGAGACCGGACGGGAGCGGGGTGACGTTCGCGTCGTATTTCGGTGGCTCTCAGTTCGACTATCCGTTCGATGTCGCCGTGAACGCCGTGAACGACGCCTACATCGTGGGCGTGACCGGCTCCCCCAATTTCCCGGTCACGCCCGGCGCCTTCCAGACAGGCTACAGCGGCGGCTCGGGGTTGGGGCTGGGCGACGCGTTCCTCGTCAGGTTCAAGCTCGCAGGCGGCGGGGGCGCCACGCTCGACTACTCCACGTTCATCGGAGGAAGCGCGGATGAGGTGGGGCAGGCGCTGGCCCTCGGGGCCGACGGGAGCGTCTACCTTGGCGGTGTCACGAACTCCAACGACTTTCCAGGGCAAGTCGGTCGACCGGGCAGCGCGACGACGGCGATGGACGGCTTCGTTCTGAAGCTCGACCCGACCGCCAAGACGCGGGTCTACTCGCGCCTGTTCGGCCAGGAGCAGCTCGACGGCGTCTACGACATCGCCGTGAACGCCGCCGGCAACGCCTTCGTCGCGGGCACCGGTACGCTCGGCGCCACGACGGTGAACGGCTGCGGGCGGCCGGGGGATAGGGGCATCCTCGGCATGCTGAAGGTGGACGGCTCCGGCTGGGAGTACCTCACCCCGTTCGGGCAGGTGAACACCCAGATCGTCATCGACTCTGCGGACACCGTCTTCGTGGCAGGGTGGGGTCAGGCGAACGCGATCCCCGTGGTTGGTGCGGTCGCCCAGCCGACCTTCGGTGGCGGGACGACCGATGGCTACCTGCTCAAGATGGCGAAGCTGCCCAACGCCACGTCCACCGGCTGCGCGGGCTGCACGGGCGATTTCGGGGCGGGCGGAGCGCGCGACTGCCCAACGGCGACCCCGAAGTGCCTCTCGACGGGAGAGTGCGTCACGCTCGGCCAGTGCCAGGCCGATCCGGAGTGTGGCGGCGTGACCAGCGGGCGCGTGTGCGACGCGCGCGTGTGCAGGGATGGATGCCGCGGGCAGGGCGGCAACGGCTGCCCCTCCGGGTCGACGTGCACGTCGACGACCGCGGCGATCGGCCAGTGTGTCGCGGTCCCGGTAGACGCGGGACCCGACGCGCCGCCCCCGGTGGACGCCGCGCCCGGGCCCACGCCTGTCCCTGCGCCTACGCCGACCACGCCGCCCGCGCCCGTGCCCGCGCCCGTGCCCGCCGACCCCAACGACCAGGGCTCGCTCGAGGGGGGTGGCCTCAGCTGCGCCGTGGGCGCAGCGGGAAACGCTGCCCCAGGCGTCGCGGCGTTTGGCCTCTTGGCGCTGCTCGGGCTCGTCGCGCGGCGCCGCGCATCGCGCGACGACGCGGCAGGATGA
- a CDS encoding 2-hydroxyglutaryl-CoA dehydratase, whose product MSQQVNVDVAKKKRLKVAGQDLDIDAELAKFEAEERARLGLDAPTQHWVEDMANLTFTKAERAEITLLVGGLTLAHDYLVEGALKGVGYNVQMMDVPNNAAFQTGKEFGNRGQCNPTYFTVGALVQHLITLRDKHGMTAQEIVKKFVFLTAGACGPCRFGMYVTEYRKALRDAGFEGFRVVLFQQTGGMKQATGDESGLELTPPFFLALVKALFTGDVLNALGYRIRPYEVNPGDTSRALEQCKKILYAALENQTNILLAVWKCKPIMAAVKVKRTLPKPKVSIIGEFWAMTTEGDGNYQLQAFLEEEGAEADIQLVAAWVLYMLWEARHDTLDRQNLRNADHSKYGLGGLDGFGIGKKLLMVQAGDTLVRAIFQTFAHTMGLYGYKLPDMDAIATVAHQYYNNDLRGGEGHMEVGKLILNATHKKAHMTLSVKPFGCMPSAGVSDGVQSAIIEKFPSTIYCPVETSGDGRVNFYSRVQMYLFKAKQAAAAEYAEALAEHGVTKPQVEAFLEANPSYASALHKAPHVYNGNAADLVAEIAPYITMTRAQRWRSRLTSFATASRTVVKRSPDLVIQLVRRAVEEGPETARKLKEDVVLLREIRAAKRAASPHAQAAETLDAAAEE is encoded by the coding sequence ATGAGCCAGCAAGTCAACGTCGATGTGGCCAAGAAGAAGCGACTCAAGGTGGCGGGGCAGGACCTCGACATCGACGCCGAGCTCGCCAAATTCGAGGCGGAGGAGCGCGCGCGCCTCGGGCTCGATGCGCCCACCCAGCACTGGGTCGAGGACATGGCGAACCTCACGTTCACGAAGGCCGAGCGCGCCGAGATCACGCTGCTCGTAGGCGGCCTCACCCTGGCCCACGACTACCTCGTCGAGGGGGCGCTGAAAGGCGTTGGGTACAACGTTCAGATGATGGACGTACCCAACAACGCCGCCTTCCAGACAGGCAAGGAGTTCGGCAATCGTGGGCAGTGCAACCCCACGTACTTCACGGTGGGCGCGCTCGTTCAGCACCTCATCACGCTCCGCGACAAGCACGGCATGACCGCCCAGGAGATCGTGAAGAAGTTCGTCTTCCTCACGGCCGGCGCGTGCGGGCCGTGCCGCTTCGGCATGTACGTGACCGAGTACCGCAAGGCGCTCCGCGACGCCGGGTTCGAGGGCTTCCGCGTGGTGCTCTTCCAGCAGACCGGCGGAATGAAGCAGGCCACCGGCGACGAGTCGGGCCTCGAGCTCACTCCGCCCTTCTTCCTCGCGCTCGTGAAGGCGCTCTTCACCGGCGACGTGCTGAACGCGCTCGGCTACCGCATTCGCCCCTACGAGGTGAACCCGGGCGACACCAGCCGAGCCCTCGAGCAGTGCAAGAAGATCCTGTACGCGGCGCTCGAGAACCAGACGAACATCCTGCTCGCGGTGTGGAAGTGCAAGCCCATCATGGCCGCCGTGAAGGTGAAGCGCACGCTCCCGAAGCCCAAGGTCTCCATCATCGGTGAGTTCTGGGCGATGACCACCGAGGGCGACGGCAACTACCAGCTCCAGGCGTTCCTCGAGGAGGAGGGCGCCGAGGCCGACATCCAGCTCGTGGCCGCGTGGGTGCTCTACATGCTGTGGGAGGCGCGCCACGACACCCTCGACCGCCAGAACCTGCGCAACGCCGACCACTCCAAGTACGGCCTCGGTGGGCTCGACGGCTTCGGAATCGGCAAGAAGCTCCTGATGGTGCAGGCGGGCGACACCCTCGTTCGCGCGATCTTCCAGACCTTCGCCCACACGATGGGGCTCTATGGCTACAAGCTGCCCGACATGGACGCGATCGCGACCGTGGCGCACCAGTACTACAACAACGATCTCCGCGGCGGTGAAGGCCACATGGAGGTCGGCAAGCTGATCCTGAACGCCACGCACAAGAAGGCGCACATGACACTCAGCGTGAAGCCCTTTGGCTGCATGCCGAGCGCGGGCGTCTCGGACGGCGTGCAGTCGGCGATCATCGAGAAGTTCCCCTCCACCATCTACTGCCCTGTCGAGACCAGCGGCGACGGGCGAGTGAACTTCTACTCGCGGGTCCAGATGTACCTCTTCAAGGCGAAGCAGGCCGCCGCCGCCGAGTACGCGGAGGCGCTCGCGGAGCACGGCGTGACGAAGCCGCAGGTCGAGGCCTTCCTCGAGGCGAATCCGTCCTACGCGAGCGCGCTCCACAAGGCGCCGCACGTCTACAACGGCAACGCGGCCGACCTCGTCGCCGAGATCGCGCCCTACATCACCATGACCCGCGCGCAGCGCTGGCGCTCGCGCCTCACCTCGTTCGCGACGGCCTCGCGGACCGTCGTGAAGAGGTCCCCCGACCTCGTGATTCAGCTCGTGAGGCGCGCGGTGGAGGAGGGGCCCGAGACCGCTCGGAAGCTCAAGGAAGACGTGGTGCTGCTCCGCGAGATCCGCGCCGCGAAGCGCGCGGCGAGCCCGCACGCCCAGGCCGCCGAGACCCTCGACGCCGCCGCCGAGGAGTGA
- a CDS encoding CoA activase, translated as MATSSGKFLAIGMDVGSTTVKAVVVNPANKQILWSDYQRHHTKQPEYVLSMLEQILQAFPNHPADGWKMFLTGSGSAPICAPTGGKFVQEVNAVTLAVEQLHPDVGSVVELGGQDAKIIMFKTDPATGEKTATASMNDKCASGTGATIDKCFLKVNAPPELVTTLRFDDSKLHHVAAKCGVFAETDIVNLIKSGIPATEVLCSLADAIVMQNLSVLTRGGTLKTRVLLLGGPNTYLPFLQDCWRLRIPQIWEERGFDYPRDVPVEELIFVPENAQYYAAFGAVMYGLHEPEGVGVLRGLEGLHEYITTGRKARLGESAGPPLSATELELAEFRELYKIPKFQGATFTPGQRVRGVIGLDGGSTSSKAVLVDHESGAILAKGYQLSKGNPIQDTKELLAQLKAYVHDQGAELEVTGFGATGYAADVLEECVKSDVNVVETVAHMMSAVHFFGDVDVICDIGGQDIKVLFIKNGDIQNFRLSNSCSAGNGMLLQATADSFGVKVTEFADVAFKAELAPKFSYGCAVFLDTDRVNFQKEGFSKEEMLAGLAQVLPKNVWQYVVQIPRLAALGTKYVLQGGTQYNLAAVKAQVDYIKERVPNAEVYVHPHTGEAGAIGAAMETRRVVRRSGKSTFIGLDAAIQLDYTTKNDEETVCHFCPNECKRTFIDTKTQDGRTSRYIAGFSCEKGTVESKEAMLSLVADRKKIAQQYPNLVDYEAKRAFMHFYNPAPMPLEGSPIKDIEVRRGVFGQRHVPITRPFRRSNKEAWAARRRVRIGIPRVLNIYSTAPFFRTYFEALGIPKQNVVFSDETTEEMWVEGGKYGSIDPCYPSKVAQAHIHNLLFSHHTEKKPLKFLFFPILTHVTNFVADTMDNACCPIVAGAPDVMKAAFTKEVDFFATRGIEYLDPSLSFEEPNLMARRLFETFAERLGITEDESDHAAREAWKALTIFDNDVEEKGRAILETVEAEDRVAILMMGRPYHSDPGLNHGIPDEFQLLGYPILSVRSIPKTREYLDRYYKEELEAGTIKTPLELNHVWPENYSVNSAQKVWAANFASHHPNVVVLDLSSFKCGHDAPTYALIDGIIEASKTPYAALHDIDANKPSGSIKIRVKTYAHALKLHEERLQDASDKKRQLEHKLDQKRLELMELRAKQLADRQTKDPEFLAQLEDVRRRVLAYEAPVRAPEPEKGVIRLGKKTKDGIVRVAAGAPPEPRAAHAPHPPQAPALHATADAEE; from the coding sequence ATGGCCACGAGCTCGGGGAAGTTTCTCGCGATCGGCATGGACGTGGGCTCCACCACGGTGAAGGCCGTCGTCGTGAACCCGGCGAACAAGCAGATCCTCTGGAGCGACTACCAGCGCCACCACACGAAGCAGCCCGAGTACGTGCTGTCGATGCTGGAGCAGATCCTCCAGGCCTTCCCGAACCACCCCGCGGACGGCTGGAAGATGTTCCTCACCGGCTCCGGTTCGGCGCCCATCTGCGCGCCCACCGGCGGCAAGTTCGTGCAGGAGGTGAACGCGGTCACCCTCGCGGTCGAGCAGCTCCACCCCGACGTGGGCTCTGTCGTCGAGCTTGGCGGGCAAGACGCCAAGATCATCATGTTCAAGACCGATCCGGCGACGGGCGAGAAGACGGCCACCGCGTCGATGAACGACAAGTGCGCGTCCGGCACCGGCGCCACGATCGACAAGTGCTTCCTGAAGGTGAACGCCCCGCCCGAGCTCGTCACCACGCTCCGGTTCGACGACTCCAAGCTCCACCACGTCGCGGCGAAGTGTGGAGTCTTCGCCGAGACCGACATCGTCAACCTCATCAAGAGCGGTATCCCCGCGACCGAGGTGCTCTGCTCGCTGGCAGACGCCATCGTCATGCAGAACCTCTCGGTGCTCACCCGCGGCGGCACCCTGAAGACGCGGGTCCTCCTGCTCGGCGGGCCAAACACCTACTTGCCCTTCCTCCAGGACTGCTGGCGCCTCCGCATCCCCCAGATCTGGGAGGAGCGCGGCTTCGACTACCCCCGAGACGTGCCGGTCGAGGAGCTCATCTTCGTCCCCGAGAACGCGCAGTATTACGCCGCGTTCGGCGCCGTCATGTACGGCCTCCACGAGCCCGAGGGCGTGGGCGTGCTCCGTGGCCTCGAGGGGCTCCACGAGTACATCACCACCGGCCGCAAGGCGCGCCTCGGCGAGAGCGCCGGCCCGCCCCTCTCGGCCACCGAGCTCGAGCTCGCCGAGTTCCGTGAGCTCTACAAGATCCCCAAGTTCCAGGGCGCCACCTTCACGCCCGGCCAGCGCGTGCGCGGCGTCATCGGCCTCGACGGTGGCTCCACGTCGTCGAAGGCGGTGCTCGTGGACCACGAGAGCGGCGCCATCCTGGCCAAAGGCTACCAGCTCTCGAAGGGCAACCCCATCCAGGACACGAAAGAGCTGCTCGCGCAGCTCAAAGCGTACGTCCACGACCAGGGCGCCGAGCTCGAGGTCACCGGCTTCGGCGCCACCGGCTACGCCGCCGACGTGCTCGAGGAGTGCGTGAAGAGCGACGTCAACGTGGTCGAGACGGTCGCGCACATGATGAGCGCCGTTCACTTCTTCGGCGACGTCGACGTCATCTGCGACATCGGCGGACAGGACATCAAGGTCCTCTTCATCAAGAACGGCGACATCCAGAACTTCCGCCTGTCGAACAGCTGCTCGGCCGGCAACGGGATGCTGCTGCAGGCGACGGCCGACTCGTTCGGCGTAAAGGTCACCGAGTTCGCGGACGTGGCCTTCAAGGCCGAGCTGGCGCCCAAATTCAGCTACGGCTGCGCCGTCTTCCTCGACACCGACCGCGTGAACTTCCAGAAGGAAGGCTTCTCCAAAGAGGAAATGCTCGCGGGTCTCGCCCAGGTGCTGCCGAAGAACGTGTGGCAGTACGTCGTGCAGATCCCGCGGCTCGCGGCGCTCGGCACCAAGTACGTGCTCCAGGGCGGCACGCAGTACAACCTCGCCGCCGTCAAAGCGCAGGTCGACTACATCAAGGAGCGCGTCCCCAACGCCGAGGTGTACGTGCACCCCCACACGGGCGAGGCCGGCGCGATCGGCGCCGCGATGGAGACCCGGAGGGTGGTGCGGCGCTCCGGCAAGAGCACCTTCATCGGCCTCGATGCGGCGATCCAGCTCGACTACACCACGAAGAACGACGAAGAGACCGTCTGCCACTTCTGCCCGAACGAGTGCAAGCGCACGTTCATCGACACGAAGACCCAAGACGGGCGCACGAGCCGCTACATCGCCGGGTTCTCGTGCGAGAAGGGCACGGTCGAGTCGAAGGAGGCGATGCTCTCCCTCGTGGCCGACCGCAAAAAGATCGCGCAGCAGTACCCGAACCTCGTCGACTACGAGGCGAAGCGCGCGTTCATGCACTTCTACAACCCGGCGCCGATGCCCCTCGAGGGCTCGCCCATCAAGGACATCGAGGTCCGCCGGGGCGTGTTCGGGCAGCGCCACGTGCCGATCACGAGGCCGTTCCGACGCTCCAACAAGGAGGCCTGGGCCGCCCGTCGTCGCGTGCGAATCGGAATTCCGCGCGTGCTCAACATCTACTCGACCGCGCCCTTCTTTCGCACCTACTTCGAGGCGCTCGGCATTCCCAAGCAGAACGTCGTGTTCTCGGACGAGACCACCGAGGAGATGTGGGTCGAGGGCGGCAAGTACGGCAGCATCGACCCCTGCTACCCGTCGAAGGTGGCGCAGGCGCACATCCACAACCTGCTCTTTTCCCACCACACGGAGAAGAAGCCGCTCAAGTTCCTGTTCTTCCCCATTCTCACGCACGTGACGAACTTCGTGGCCGACACGATGGACAACGCGTGCTGCCCCATCGTCGCCGGCGCCCCCGACGTGATGAAGGCGGCGTTCACGAAGGAGGTCGACTTCTTCGCCACGCGCGGCATCGAGTACCTCGACCCCTCCCTCTCGTTCGAGGAGCCGAACCTCATGGCGCGCCGCCTCTTCGAGACCTTCGCGGAGCGCCTAGGCATCACCGAGGACGAGAGCGATCACGCCGCACGCGAGGCATGGAAGGCGCTCACGATCTTCGACAACGACGTCGAGGAGAAGGGGCGCGCCATCCTGGAGACCGTGGAGGCGGAGGACCGCGTCGCCATTCTCATGATGGGTCGCCCTTACCACTCCGACCCGGGCCTGAACCACGGCATCCCCGACGAGTTCCAGCTCCTCGGGTATCCCATCTTGTCGGTGCGATCCATCCCGAAGACCCGCGAGTACCTCGACCGCTATTACAAAGAAGAGCTGGAGGCGGGCACCATCAAGACCCCGCTCGAGCTCAACCACGTGTGGCCCGAGAACTACTCGGTCAACAGCGCGCAGAAGGTGTGGGCGGCGAACTTCGCCTCGCACCACCCGAACGTCGTGGTCCTCGACCTGTCGAGCTTCAAGTGCGGCCATGACGCGCCCACCTACGCGCTCATCGACGGCATCATCGAGGCGAGCAAGACCCCCTACGCGGCGCTGCACGACATCGACGCGAACAAGCCCAGCGGCAGCATCAAGATCCGCGTGAAGACCTACGCGCACGCGCTGAAGCTCCACGAGGAGCGCCTCCAGGACGCGAGCGACAAGAAGCGCCAGCTCGAGCACAAACTCGACCAGAAGCGCCTCGAGCTCATGGAGCTCCGGGCCAAGCAGCTGGCCGACCGACAGACCAAAGACCCCGAGTTCCTCGCCCAGCTCGAGGACGTGCGGCGTCGCGTCCTCGCCTACGAGGCGCCCGTGCGCGCGCCCGAGCCCGAGAAGGGCGTCATTCGCCTGGGCAAGAAGACCAAGGACGGCATCGTGCGCGTCGCGGCGGGTGCACCGCCTGAGCCCCGCGCCGCCCACGCGCCCCACCCCCCCCAGGCGCCGGCGCTGCACGCGACGGCGGACGCCGAAGAGTAG
- a CDS encoding tyrosine-protein phosphatase, which yields MFRSVALPAPIPGRLYLHGMPGRREPLEAAFAALGELAIDCVVCLSPQDELARKSPEYARAVESCALGVRAGLPSLEWDHLPIDDLGAPADTAAFWAVAKSAASRLRSGEHVLIHCAAGVGRTGTLAICVLLALGVPLDTSRELVAAAGAGPEVDAQERLVTEGRVPS from the coding sequence ATGTTTCGCAGCGTCGCCCTCCCGGCTCCGATCCCCGGGCGCCTCTACCTCCACGGCATGCCCGGTCGGCGCGAGCCGCTCGAGGCCGCCTTTGCTGCGCTCGGCGAGCTCGCGATCGACTGCGTCGTGTGCCTCTCCCCCCAGGACGAGCTCGCGCGCAAGTCACCCGAATACGCGCGCGCCGTCGAGTCGTGCGCGCTCGGCGTCCGCGCCGGGCTACCGTCGCTCGAGTGGGACCACCTGCCCATCGACGACCTGGGCGCTCCGGCGGACACGGCGGCGTTCTGGGCGGTCGCGAAGAGCGCGGCCAGCCGCCTCCGGTCGGGCGAGCACGTCCTCATCCACTGCGCCGCCGGCGTGGGCCGAACGGGCACGCTGGCCATCTGCGTGCTCCTCGCCCTAGGCGTCCCGCTCGACACCTCGCGCGAGCTCGTCGCGGCGGCGGGGGCGGGCCCGGAGGTCGACGCGCAGGAACGGCTGGTGACGGAGGGACGCGTGCCGAGCTGA
- a CDS encoding 1-acyl-sn-glycerol-3-phosphate acyltransferase, giving the protein MNFLVQYVPFSIRTVVYGTISLTLGPFTRDHRASVWAMRRWSIENARWLRIGVEVDGQEHVPTDGPFVYCSNHQSHMDILALGAGLPGDFKWAAKRELLAIPFLGWHLRLAGHVPVERKRGPQAAAEVISRFVDVLRRGKALLIFPEGTRSTDGKLKPFKNGGFLAAVRAGAPVVPVALDGTYGVLPRGKITVPIGVSPRIRVRIGAPILPRREGDEAARVEDLRRRCQAAVADLLAGLEAERRASGEVSRAARGLDAQARAH; this is encoded by the coding sequence ATGAACTTCCTGGTCCAGTACGTGCCATTCTCGATCCGCACGGTGGTGTACGGGACGATCTCGCTGACCCTCGGCCCCTTCACGCGGGACCATCGCGCGAGCGTGTGGGCCATGCGCCGCTGGTCGATCGAGAACGCGCGGTGGCTCCGCATCGGCGTCGAGGTGGACGGCCAGGAGCACGTGCCGACCGACGGCCCGTTCGTCTATTGCTCGAACCACCAGAGCCACATGGACATCCTCGCGCTCGGCGCCGGGCTCCCAGGAGACTTCAAGTGGGCGGCCAAGCGCGAGCTGCTCGCCATTCCGTTCCTGGGCTGGCACCTGCGCCTCGCCGGGCACGTCCCGGTCGAGCGCAAGCGCGGCCCGCAGGCCGCCGCGGAGGTGATCTCGCGGTTCGTCGACGTGCTGCGCCGCGGGAAGGCCCTGCTCATCTTTCCCGAGGGCACGCGCTCCACCGACGGAAAGCTGAAACCGTTCAAGAACGGCGGCTTTTTGGCCGCGGTTCGGGCCGGAGCGCCCGTCGTGCCCGTGGCTCTGGACGGCACCTACGGGGTGCTGCCGCGCGGGAAGATCACCGTGCCCATCGGCGTGAGCCCCCGCATTCGCGTGCGCATCGGCGCGCCCATCCTGCCGCGCCGCGAGGGCGACGAGGCGGCTCGCGTCGAGGACCTCCGCCGGCGGTGCCAAGCCGCCGTCGCCGACCTCCTCGCGGGCCTCGAGGCCGAGCGTCGCGCGTCGGGTGAGGTCTCGCGAGCCGCTCGAGGCCTCGACGCACAAGCCCGCGCGCACTGA
- a CDS encoding GNAT family N-acetyltransferase translates to MATWRVREATPADADAVCTCMSEILAETGGQKGPGFGAPLWTWQYVSGTHPALVVVAEEGSRFLGYYHVPIVNLVVRGKPVLGAVVQDVATLAPYRGVGVFREMGACALEGMRRRGVGLIYTFPNHRSLPSFQRNHGYTVITKAPVRILPLDVGAVLRTRLGALGALGGAPATAAFGALSRRVGRLEAGEDLVRVTEPDAELEAIARELAGGVSAALDRTSRYLTWRFLEKPTGEYEILALRRGGRPRAYVVTRLAPLFGTTCAMLMDFGCARGEEAALLRLIAAHLQARRAQGAALAVTMGLHPFLPRLTLAGFVKVPERFNPCPFNLVAKILDPGLPTDILTPESWMITLADWDVM, encoded by the coding sequence ATGGCGACTTGGCGTGTGCGCGAGGCGACCCCGGCCGACGCCGACGCGGTCTGCACCTGTATGTCGGAGATCCTCGCCGAGACCGGCGGGCAGAAGGGCCCCGGCTTCGGCGCGCCCCTCTGGACATGGCAATACGTGTCGGGCACCCACCCGGCGCTCGTGGTGGTCGCCGAGGAGGGCTCGCGCTTCCTGGGCTACTACCACGTCCCCATCGTGAACCTCGTCGTGCGCGGCAAGCCTGTCTTGGGCGCCGTCGTCCAAGACGTGGCGACGCTCGCGCCGTACCGGGGCGTCGGAGTGTTCCGGGAGATGGGGGCGTGCGCGCTCGAGGGCATGCGGCGCCGCGGCGTGGGGCTCATCTACACCTTCCCGAATCACCGGAGCCTCCCGAGCTTCCAGCGCAACCATGGCTACACGGTCATCACGAAGGCGCCGGTGCGCATTCTGCCGCTCGACGTCGGCGCCGTGCTGCGCACACGCCTCGGGGCCCTCGGAGCCCTCGGCGGAGCGCCCGCGACCGCCGCCTTCGGAGCGCTCTCGCGCCGCGTGGGTCGCCTCGAGGCCGGCGAGGACCTCGTGCGCGTCACGGAGCCCGACGCGGAGCTCGAGGCGATCGCGCGGGAGCTCGCGGGCGGCGTCTCCGCCGCGCTCGACCGCACCTCGCGCTATCTGACGTGGCGTTTCCTCGAGAAGCCGACCGGGGAGTACGAGATCCTCGCGCTCCGGCGCGGCGGCCGCCCGCGCGCCTACGTAGTGACCCGCCTCGCGCCCCTCTTCGGCACGACGTGCGCCATGCTGATGGACTTCGGCTGCGCGCGCGGGGAAGAGGCCGCGCTCCTTCGCTTGATCGCCGCGCATCTGCAGGCGCGGCGCGCGCAAGGGGCGGCGCTCGCCGTGACCATGGGACTCCACCCGTTCCTTCCCCGGCTCACCCTCGCGGGCTTCGTGAAGGTGCCCGAGCGCTTCAACCCCTGCCCGTTCAACCTGGTGGCCAAGATCCTGGATCCGGGCCTACCGACGGACATCCTCACGCCCGAGAGCTGGATGATCACGCTCGCCGACTGGGACGTGATGTAG